In the Rhizorhabdus dicambivorans genome, one interval contains:
- a CDS encoding winged helix-turn-helix transcriptional regulator — protein MCIESERQLFQAIDPAAADAIFHTLSARWVLHILVALSKDELRFTSIRRAIPKISANVLTVRLRELEGVSLVSRMMSPPPESYQLYGLGPLAHGLRPALQHLEQWRTKLSLLE, from the coding sequence ATGTGCATCGAGTCAGAAAGACAGCTTTTTCAAGCGATAGACCCTGCGGCGGCCGACGCGATATTCCATACATTGAGTGCCCGATGGGTGTTGCACATCCTGGTAGCCCTGAGCAAAGACGAGCTGCGATTTACATCCATTCGTCGAGCCATACCGAAAATCAGCGCTAATGTGCTCACGGTCCGCCTACGGGAATTGGAAGGCGTATCTCTGGTCTCGCGAATGATGTCGCCACCGCCTGAATCCTATCAACTCTATGGCTTGGGGCCATTGGCGCATGGTTTGAGACCTGCGCTCCAACATCTGGAGCAATGGAGGACTAAGCTCAGCTTACTCGAATGA
- the tnpB gene encoding IS66 family insertion sequence element accessory protein TnpB (TnpB, as the term is used for proteins encoded by IS66 family insertion elements, is considered an accessory protein, since TnpC, encoded by a neighboring gene, is a DDE family transposase.), giving the protein MVQQSFSRDPFAGDLWVFRGRSGALVKIIWHDGLGMSLYSKRLERGKFIWPAAKDGVVSLTSSQLACLLDGVDWRNPQYSWRPQSAG; this is encoded by the coding sequence ATGGTGCAGCAGAGCTTCTCGCGAGACCCATTTGCCGGCGATCTTTGGGTCTTTCGCGGGCGCAGCGGGGCGCTTGTGAAGATAATCTGGCACGACGGCCTGGGGATGTCGTTATATTCGAAGCGATTGGAACGAGGGAAGTTCATTTGGCCCGCCGCGAAGGACGGCGTGGTGTCGCTGACGAGCTCACAGCTGGCCTGTCTGCTCGACGGAGTGGACTGGCGGAACCCGCAATATAGCTGGCGCCCACAGAGCGCAGGATAG
- a CDS encoding response regulator transcription factor, translating to MESKRVVHVIDDEETIRKAVGFTLRTAGFAVETYGSGVDFLKIADEAERGSIVLDMHMPDMNGLQVQAALTQMDISMPVVMLTGNGDIALAVQAMKAGAVDFLAKPIERALLLDAIDRAFARIDTAEGRALEEAEACRQVDLLTPRERDVLEGLAQGLPNKTIAYDLGISSRTVEVHRASIMSKLGVRTLAETLRIAFAAGMGRPL from the coding sequence ATGGAGAGCAAGCGCGTCGTTCATGTCATTGATGACGAAGAAACAATCAGGAAAGCTGTAGGATTCACATTAAGGACAGCGGGATTTGCCGTCGAGACCTATGGCTCGGGAGTCGACTTTCTGAAAATTGCAGATGAAGCTGAAAGAGGTAGCATCGTTCTCGACATGCACATGCCGGACATGAACGGTCTACAGGTTCAGGCAGCGCTGACGCAGATGGATATAAGCATGCCAGTCGTGATGCTGACCGGCAACGGAGACATTGCGCTTGCTGTCCAAGCGATGAAGGCGGGTGCTGTCGATTTCCTGGCCAAACCTATCGAACGGGCGCTGCTGCTCGATGCGATAGACCGAGCGTTCGCGCGCATCGACACGGCCGAGGGGCGCGCTCTCGAAGAAGCCGAGGCATGCCGACAGGTCGATCTACTGACACCGCGCGAACGGGATGTTCTCGAAGGCCTTGCGCAAGGCCTTCCGAACAAGACCATCGCCTATGATCTGGGCATTTCTTCACGGACGGTCGAAGTCCATCGCGCGAGCATCATGTCCAAGCTTGGAGTCCGTACCCTTGCCGAAACCTTGCGGATCGCCTTTGCGGCTGGAATGGGAAGGCCGCTGTAG
- a CDS encoding thymidine phosphorylase family protein, with amino-acid sequence MKPGIIEDAEAEPVATTLRAHRIGLSAAGSDQIAVMRHDCPVCRSEGLASRAQVALRAGGREIVVSLLHSSAEAPAPGEIGLSESAWQRLGVSDGDPVEIAHAQPLASLSDVRRRVYGNRLSDGAFSAIITDIAERRYSDVHLSAFVTACSAVPLDTDETISLTRAMVDVGERLQWPEEVIVDKHSVGGLPGNRTTPIIVSIMAAEGLIMPKTSSRAITSPAGTADTMEVLAPVDLDVSAIRKVVEREGGCIAWGGAVNLSPADDVIIGVERVLDIDAVGQMVASVLSKKIAAGATHLVIDIPVGPTAKVRGADAADTLERALSSVAQAFGLRTRVMRGPGAEPIGRGIGPALEAQDILAVLQGQPGAEDLAHRACELAGGLLELADAAPAREGYARARACLESGRAWAKFQRICEAQGGMRAPPVARFQQDMIAPYSGRLVSIDNRKLATVAKLAGAPMAKAAGVALQCRLNQMVDAGAPLCTIHAESPGELDYAAAYAVSDGPIFGIEAL; translated from the coding sequence ATGAAGCCCGGGATTATCGAGGACGCCGAAGCAGAGCCTGTCGCGACGACGCTGCGGGCACACCGCATCGGCCTGTCGGCTGCCGGAAGCGATCAGATCGCGGTCATGCGCCACGACTGTCCGGTCTGCCGCTCGGAAGGTCTCGCGTCGCGCGCGCAAGTTGCGCTGCGCGCCGGCGGGCGGGAAATCGTCGTCTCGCTGCTGCATAGTTCCGCGGAGGCTCCAGCGCCAGGCGAGATCGGCCTGTCCGAATCCGCTTGGCAGCGGCTCGGCGTCAGTGACGGCGATCCGGTCGAGATCGCGCACGCCCAGCCTCTCGCCTCGCTCAGCGACGTGCGTCGGCGCGTCTATGGCAATCGGCTTTCCGATGGGGCTTTTTCAGCGATCATCACCGACATCGCCGAGCGACGCTATAGCGATGTCCATCTCTCGGCGTTCGTCACGGCCTGCTCAGCGGTCCCGCTCGATACGGACGAAACGATCAGCCTGACCAGGGCGATGGTCGATGTCGGCGAGCGATTGCAGTGGCCCGAAGAGGTCATCGTCGACAAGCATAGCGTCGGTGGATTGCCGGGCAATCGCACCACGCCGATCATCGTCTCGATCATGGCCGCCGAGGGCCTCATCATGCCGAAGACATCGTCGCGGGCGATCACCTCGCCGGCCGGCACGGCGGACACGATGGAGGTGCTGGCCCCTGTCGACCTCGACGTTTCCGCAATCCGCAAAGTGGTCGAGCGCGAAGGCGGCTGCATCGCCTGGGGCGGCGCCGTTAATCTCAGTCCGGCCGACGATGTGATCATCGGCGTGGAACGGGTGCTCGATATCGATGCCGTCGGGCAGATGGTCGCCTCGGTGCTGTCCAAGAAAATCGCGGCCGGTGCGACCCATCTGGTCATCGACATCCCGGTTGGGCCGACGGCGAAGGTACGCGGCGCCGATGCCGCCGACACGCTCGAGCGCGCGCTGAGCTCGGTCGCCCAAGCCTTCGGGCTTCGCACGCGCGTGATGCGCGGCCCCGGCGCCGAGCCGATCGGACGGGGCATCGGTCCGGCGCTCGAGGCGCAGGATATCCTTGCCGTGCTCCAGGGGCAGCCGGGCGCCGAGGATCTCGCCCACCGGGCCTGCGAGCTGGCGGGAGGACTGCTTGAGCTCGCGGACGCAGCCCCGGCCCGCGAAGGTTATGCGCGTGCGCGGGCGTGCCTCGAAAGCGGCCGGGCCTGGGCCAAGTTCCAACGTATCTGCGAAGCGCAGGGCGGCATGCGGGCTCCACCGGTCGCCCGGTTCCAACAGGATATGATCGCTCCCTATAGCGGCCGCCTGGTGAGTATCGACAATCGCAAGCTCGCGACGGTCGCGAAGCTTGCCGGCGCGCCGATGGCCAAGGCCGCCGGCGTCGCGCTGCAGTGTCGGCTGAACCAGATGGTGGATGCCGGGGCTCCCTTGTGCACCATTCATGCCGAGAGCCCGGGCGAGCTCGACTATGCGGCGGCCTATGCGGTGAGCGACGGGCCGATCTTCGGGATTGAAGCGCTATGA
- the tnpA gene encoding IS66-like element accessory protein TnpA: MRQITVMTGPERRRRWSDEERLQILAEAFAPGASVLAVARRHDISTARIYTWRNKLRQPPALTEFAQAVVDDGEQQNAHQAAMPVIIVDLGGKGRVSISASAPAALVSAALKALR; this comes from the coding sequence ATGCGGCAGATCACGGTGATGACTGGGCCGGAACGGCGGCGGCGCTGGAGCGACGAGGAACGGCTCCAGATTTTGGCAGAAGCCTTTGCGCCTGGGGCCAGCGTTTTGGCTGTGGCGCGTCGGCACGATATTTCCACGGCGCGCATTTACACGTGGCGCAACAAGCTGCGGCAGCCGCCCGCCCTGACGGAGTTCGCCCAGGCGGTGGTTGACGATGGCGAACAGCAGAATGCGCACCAGGCCGCAATGCCGGTAATCATCGTGGATCTGGGTGGCAAAGGGCGCGTGAGCATATCTGCGTCGGCACCAGCTGCCTTGGTGTCGGCAGCGCTCAAGGCCCTGCGATGA
- a CDS encoding DUF2933 domain-containing protein — translation MDGHDHRMRKRGKIVLIGFLLVAGFFLITEHTAHFLGVLPYLILLACPLMHLFMHHGHGGHQHGHDQMPGAVPTGLPANSNERVEGGPR, via the coding sequence ATGGACGGGCATGACCATCGCATGCGCAAGCGTGGAAAGATCGTTTTGATCGGCTTCCTGCTAGTCGCGGGCTTTTTCCTCATCACCGAGCACACCGCACATTTCCTGGGTGTGTTGCCCTATCTGATCCTGCTCGCCTGTCCGCTCATGCACCTGTTCATGCATCACGGTCATGGCGGCCATCAGCATGGCCATGACCAGATGCCGGGTGCTGTCCCGACCGGACTGCCTGCGAATTCGAACGAGCGCGTGGAAGGGGGGCCGCGATGA
- a CDS encoding oleate hydratase, which translates to MHYSSGNYEAFVRPRKPEGADRKTAWFVGSGLAGLAGAAFLIRDGGVAGEHITILEELHVPGGALDGLDVPEKGFVIRGGREMEEHFECLWDLYRSIPSLEIEDASVLDEFYRLNKDDPNFSLQRVTQNQGQDVPDKALLTLGGRAQKDLISVFLATREEMENKRINEVFGDDFLRSNFWLYWRTMFAFEEWHSALEMKLYLHRFIHHIGSLADFSSLKFNRYNQYESMVLPLVKWLQDRGVRFRYGVEVTDVDFDIQPGRKQATRIAWIENGVEGGVDLGADDLVFITIGSLTENSDNGDHHTPARLNEGPAPAWDLWRRIAAKDPAFGRPDVFGSHIPETKWASATITTLDARIPAYIRKIARRDPFSGTVVTGGIVTVKDSSWLLSWTVSRQPHFRKQPKDQIVAWFYALFVDRPGDYVKKPMQDCTGEEITQEWLYHLGVPVEDIPGLAATGAKTVPVMMPYITAFFMPRQAGDRPDVVPEGAVNFAFVGQFAESKQRDCIFTTEYSVRTPMEAVYTLMKVERGVPEVFNSTYDIRTLLATIGPLRDGKGIDIPGPSFLRKLLMKKLEGTEIAQLLEEFHLLSR; encoded by the coding sequence ATGCACTATAGTAGCGGGAACTACGAAGCTTTCGTGCGGCCCCGCAAACCTGAGGGCGCTGACAGGAAGACGGCCTGGTTCGTCGGCTCGGGTCTTGCGGGACTGGCAGGCGCGGCGTTCCTGATCCGCGACGGCGGCGTCGCCGGCGAGCATATTACCATCCTTGAGGAGCTGCATGTTCCCGGCGGCGCGCTCGACGGCCTCGACGTCCCCGAAAAGGGGTTCGTCATCCGCGGAGGGCGCGAGATGGAGGAGCATTTCGAATGCCTCTGGGATCTCTATCGCTCGATCCCTTCGCTGGAGATCGAGGATGCGAGTGTGCTCGACGAATTCTACCGGCTCAACAAGGACGATCCCAATTTTTCGCTTCAACGCGTGACGCAGAACCAGGGCCAGGATGTGCCCGACAAGGCTTTGCTGACACTCGGCGGTCGCGCGCAAAAAGATCTGATCTCCGTCTTCCTCGCGACGCGGGAGGAGATGGAGAACAAGCGGATCAACGAAGTCTTCGGCGATGATTTCCTCAGGAGCAATTTCTGGCTCTACTGGCGCACCATGTTCGCCTTCGAGGAATGGCATTCCGCGCTCGAGATGAAGCTCTATCTGCATCGCTTCATCCACCATATCGGCAGTCTGGCGGATTTTTCCTCGCTCAAGTTCAACCGCTACAACCAATATGAATCGATGGTCCTGCCGTTGGTCAAATGGTTGCAGGATCGCGGTGTCAGATTTCGCTACGGCGTCGAGGTCACCGACGTCGATTTCGACATCCAGCCCGGCCGCAAGCAGGCGACCCGGATTGCCTGGATCGAAAACGGCGTCGAAGGCGGCGTCGATCTCGGCGCCGATGATCTCGTCTTCATCACCATCGGATCGCTGACCGAAAATTCCGACAATGGCGATCATCATACACCGGCCAGGCTGAATGAGGGGCCGGCGCCGGCCTGGGACCTGTGGCGCCGGATCGCGGCCAAGGACCCGGCCTTTGGTCGTCCCGACGTGTTCGGATCGCACATCCCGGAAACCAAATGGGCGTCGGCGACCATCACCACGCTCGACGCGCGCATTCCGGCGTACATTCGCAAGATCGCCAGGCGCGATCCGTTCAGCGGCACGGTGGTGACTGGCGGCATCGTCACGGTCAAGGACTCGAGCTGGCTGCTGAGCTGGACGGTCAGCCGGCAACCCCACTTCAGGAAACAGCCGAAGGACCAGATCGTCGCCTGGTTCTATGCCTTGTTCGTCGACCGGCCGGGCGACTATGTGAAGAAGCCGATGCAGGACTGCACGGGCGAGGAGATCACGCAGGAATGGCTTTATCATCTCGGCGTGCCGGTCGAGGACATCCCCGGCCTCGCCGCGACGGGGGCGAAGACCGTGCCGGTGATGATGCCCTACATCACCGCCTTCTTCATGCCGCGCCAGGCCGGCGACCGGCCGGACGTGGTGCCCGAGGGCGCGGTCAACTTCGCCTTTGTCGGCCAGTTTGCCGAGTCGAAGCAGCGTGATTGTATCTTCACGACGGAATATTCGGTGCGCACGCCGATGGAGGCCGTCTACACCCTGATGAAGGTCGAACGCGGCGTGCCGGAAGTGTTCAACTCAACCTATGATATCCGCACGCTTCTGGCCACAATCGGGCCGCTCAGGGATGGCAAAGGGATCGACATTCCCGGCCCGTCCTTCCTGCGCAAGCTGTTGATGAAGAAGCTTGAAGGCACAGAGATCGCCCAGCTGTTGGAAGAGTTTCATCTCCTTTCGCGATAG
- a CDS encoding F0F1 ATP synthase subunit alpha — translation MPGSPEDWLTQAQSCITRANLGPRVDAIGRVESIGDGVAMVSGLPDARLDELLYFARGQTGFVHTLDRDRIGCVLLDDAAQVEAGDTVTGSGEVVRVPVGEALLGRVVDPLGRPLDGGAPIRARRFDPVERPAPAIIERDLVVQPVQTGTLAIDAMFAIGRGQRELILGDRATGKTALAVDTIINQRTSDMICVYVAIGQKSSAVARVVDQVRRHGAPDRTIFVVASPAAAPGLQWIAPFAGFTMAEYFRDGGGHAVVVLDDLTKHAATHREIALLTGQPPGREAYPGDVFFLHSRLLERAARLSTEKGGGSLTALPIAETDAGNVSAYIPTNLISITDGQIILDAKLFAQGHKPAIDVGTSVSRVGGKTQLRVLRDASGTMRLDYAQFLELEMFTRFGEQPEPRVRAQIERGKRLRALLVQPLSSPLRVVDQVALVVALGEGLLDGMAVSEISSLRTRLPAWIDDHVPDLCAQIERTGQIDTAQRSALMTTVKALIESQPAGSAS, via the coding sequence ATGCCCGGATCGCCTGAAGACTGGCTGACGCAGGCCCAGAGCTGCATCACGCGCGCCAATCTCGGGCCGCGTGTCGATGCAATTGGCCGGGTGGAATCGATCGGCGACGGCGTTGCCATGGTCTCGGGCCTTCCGGACGCGCGCCTCGACGAATTGCTCTATTTCGCCCGGGGCCAGACCGGATTCGTCCACACGCTCGACCGGGACCGGATCGGCTGCGTGCTGCTCGACGATGCCGCCCAGGTGGAGGCAGGAGACACCGTAACCGGCTCGGGCGAGGTGGTGCGCGTGCCGGTTGGCGAGGCATTGCTTGGCCGAGTCGTCGATCCGCTCGGCCGTCCGCTCGATGGGGGCGCGCCGATCCGGGCCAGGCGCTTCGATCCTGTCGAACGGCCGGCGCCGGCGATCATCGAACGCGACCTCGTCGTCCAGCCGGTGCAGACCGGCACGCTCGCAATCGATGCGATGTTCGCCATCGGCCGGGGGCAGCGCGAACTCATTCTCGGCGACCGCGCCACAGGCAAGACGGCGCTCGCGGTCGACACGATCATCAACCAGCGCACCAGCGACATGATCTGCGTCTATGTCGCGATCGGCCAGAAAAGCTCGGCGGTCGCGCGCGTGGTCGACCAGGTGCGGCGGCATGGCGCGCCGGACCGCACCATCTTCGTCGTGGCGAGCCCCGCCGCGGCGCCGGGGCTGCAATGGATCGCGCCGTTCGCGGGCTTCACGATGGCCGAGTATTTTCGGGATGGTGGCGGCCATGCGGTGGTGGTGCTCGACGATCTCACCAAGCATGCCGCGACCCATCGCGAGATCGCCCTGCTGACCGGACAGCCGCCCGGGCGCGAGGCCTATCCCGGCGACGTCTTTTTCCTCCATTCCCGCCTGCTCGAACGTGCGGCGCGTCTCTCGACGGAGAAGGGGGGCGGTTCGCTCACGGCTCTGCCGATCGCGGAGACCGATGCCGGCAACGTCAGCGCCTATATCCCGACCAATCTGATCTCGATCACCGACGGTCAGATTATTCTCGACGCGAAGCTGTTCGCGCAGGGGCACAAGCCCGCCATCGATGTGGGCACGAGCGTGAGCCGGGTCGGCGGCAAGACGCAGCTTCGCGTCCTGCGCGACGCGAGCGGGACCATGCGCCTCGACTATGCGCAGTTCCTCGAGCTCGAGATGTTCACCCGCTTCGGCGAGCAGCCCGAGCCGCGTGTCCGCGCCCAGATCGAACGCGGCAAGCGCTTGCGCGCCTTGCTCGTGCAACCGCTGTCGAGTCCACTACGGGTCGTCGACCAGGTGGCGCTGGTCGTGGCGCTCGGCGAAGGGTTGCTCGATGGCATGGCGGTCTCGGAGATATCGTCGCTCCGCACGCGGCTGCCCGCCTGGATCGACGATCACGTCCCCGATCTATGCGCGCAGATCGAGCGGACTGGACAGATCGACACCGCGCAGCGGTCCGCTCTGATGACGACGGTGAAAGCGCTGATCGAAAGCCAGCCGGCCGGTTCTGCATCATGA
- a CDS encoding F0F1 ATP synthase subunit gamma has protein sequence MSDRLAEIGQRIETVRQLGAVVNAMQGIAAQRAHQARALLPAVRRYAETARTAIGQARRLDEPLARFPARTVGGARGGLILFGAEQGFAGAFPEQLLDGAAADMQDRHILLIGARTATLAAERGLRIAWSASMPSKADALPALATSIIDALYDYLDEVGAVPITMAYPVWSSGKGVSIVRASLLPLDLDTFPASTADLPPLVNINAADLIGDLTAEYVFAHICAAAVETFVAENEARLRTMATARSHIDRKGEALRLEERLTRQDQITSEVVELSGGRHRRE, from the coding sequence ATGAGCGATCGCCTCGCCGAGATCGGCCAGCGGATCGAGACCGTCCGCCAGCTCGGTGCGGTGGTCAACGCCATGCAGGGCATCGCCGCGCAGCGGGCGCATCAGGCGCGCGCGCTGCTGCCTGCGGTGCGACGCTATGCGGAGACCGCCCGCACCGCCATTGGCCAGGCGCGCCGCCTTGACGAGCCACTGGCGCGTTTTCCGGCGCGGACGGTCGGTGGTGCGAGAGGCGGCCTTATCCTGTTCGGTGCGGAGCAAGGCTTTGCCGGGGCCTTTCCGGAGCAGCTGCTCGACGGCGCCGCGGCCGACATGCAGGACAGGCATATTCTTCTGATTGGCGCGCGCACGGCCACGCTTGCGGCCGAGCGCGGTCTGCGCATCGCATGGAGCGCGAGCATGCCGAGCAAGGCCGATGCGCTGCCCGCACTCGCGACAAGCATCATCGACGCGCTGTACGACTATCTGGACGAGGTCGGCGCGGTGCCCATCACCATGGCTTATCCGGTCTGGAGCAGCGGCAAGGGCGTCTCGATCGTGCGCGCGAGCCTCCTGCCGCTCGACCTCGACACTTTCCCCGCGTCCACGGCGGATTTGCCGCCGCTCGTCAATATCAACGCGGCGGACCTTATCGGCGACCTGACCGCGGAATATGTCTTCGCCCACATCTGCGCGGCTGCGGTCGAGACGTTCGTCGCCGAGAATGAGGCACGGCTGCGCACCATGGCGACCGCCCGCAGCCACATCGATCGCAAGGGCGAGGCCCTGCGCCTCGAGGAGCGCCTCACGCGTCAGGATCAGATCACCAGTGAAGTCGTCGAACTGAGCGGCGGGCGACATCGGCGAGAATGA
- a CDS encoding methyltransferase family protein, which translates to MTHTDYGYGLWGLALVNASVFILFAYSFFKPATGRDWRSFGAFSAFIVALFAEMYGFPLTIFLLSGWLQSHFPGLDWWSHDAGHLLEMMFGWRVNPHFGPFHLASFVLIGAGFWLISAGWAPLHAAQRVHKPATTGIYAKVRHPQYIGFILVMLGFLLQWPTLLTLAMFPVLVVMYIRLARHEEKAALAEFGQAYRAYMDRVPAFVPRLRGRSARFSDSNPARGEAAGKAMRPEEQAPPRRG; encoded by the coding sequence ATGACGCATACCGATTATGGCTATGGTCTTTGGGGGCTGGCGCTGGTCAACGCCTCCGTGTTCATCCTATTCGCGTACAGCTTCTTCAAACCCGCCACCGGGCGCGACTGGCGCAGCTTCGGCGCATTCAGCGCATTCATCGTTGCACTCTTCGCCGAAATGTATGGCTTCCCGCTCACCATCTTCTTGCTCTCGGGTTGGCTCCAGTCGCATTTCCCCGGCCTCGACTGGTGGAGCCACGATGCCGGCCATCTGCTCGAGATGATGTTCGGCTGGAGGGTCAACCCACATTTTGGCCCGTTCCATCTTGCCAGCTTCGTGCTGATCGGCGCGGGCTTCTGGCTGATCTCGGCCGGATGGGCGCCGCTTCACGCAGCCCAGCGCGTTCACAAGCCCGCAACGACGGGAATCTATGCCAAGGTTCGCCATCCGCAATATATCGGGTTCATCCTCGTGATGCTCGGATTTCTGCTGCAATGGCCGACGTTACTGACGCTCGCCATGTTTCCGGTGTTGGTGGTGATGTATATTCGCCTTGCCCGGCATGAGGAGAAGGCGGCGCTCGCGGAATTTGGCCAGGCATATCGTGCGTATATGGACCGCGTACCCGCCTTTGTTCCGCGGCTACGTGGTCGGTCGGCTCGTTTCTCCGACTCCAACCCCGCTCGGGGGGAGGCGGCAGGTAAGGCGATGAGGCCCGAAGAGCAAGCTCCGCCGCGCCGAGGCTGA
- a CDS encoding MBL fold metallo-hydrolase RNA specificity domain-containing protein, whose translation MHKKRKKHHSRGHVGVNLLEREARIDLATRPADGLGVAFLGASETVTGSRYLVDDGDTQVVVDSGLFQGPRDLRRLNWAPIAPEVADVGLLLLTHAHLDHSGALPRMARLDWDGTVLSTRATEALCELLLPDSGHLQEKDAEFANRHGFSRHQPALPLYTQADARLALQLFRTVEFGAWHPIADGIRARYHRAGHILGAASIEIDWKGRTILFSGDVGRYGDAVMKDPEPPARADYVLVESTYGDRRHEQVDPTKTLGDHVERCVKRGGTVVIPAFAVGRVQSLLYHFSRLRAEGRLRDIPIFLDSPLAINASGLMCDFMDEHRLTRAECEAACGVAHYVREVEESKELTANPAPKVIISASGMATGGRVLHHLKRFAPDGKNLILFSGFQAAGTRGAAMIGGARTIKIHGEYIPVEAEVANLTMLSAHADSDELMRWLGSLHEAPRHVYVTHGEPTGAQVLAKRVSEELGWACSVPALGSWGMLA comes from the coding sequence ATGCACAAGAAAAGGAAAAAGCATCATTCCCGCGGCCATGTCGGGGTGAACCTGCTCGAACGGGAAGCAAGGATCGACCTCGCCACGCGACCTGCCGACGGCCTTGGCGTCGCGTTCCTCGGCGCATCGGAAACGGTGACAGGGTCGCGCTATCTGGTGGACGACGGCGATACGCAGGTCGTGGTCGATTCAGGCCTGTTCCAGGGTCCGAGGGATTTGCGCCGCCTCAATTGGGCGCCGATCGCGCCCGAGGTTGCCGATGTCGGCCTGTTGCTGCTGACGCACGCGCATCTTGATCATTCCGGCGCGCTGCCACGCATGGCGCGCCTTGACTGGGACGGGACCGTCCTCAGCACCCGGGCGACCGAAGCTTTGTGCGAGCTTCTGCTCCCCGACAGCGGGCACCTCCAGGAAAAGGATGCGGAGTTCGCCAATCGCCACGGCTTTTCCAGGCACCAGCCCGCGCTGCCGCTCTACACGCAGGCTGACGCCCGCCTTGCGCTGCAGCTGTTCCGCACGGTCGAGTTCGGGGCGTGGCACCCGATCGCGGACGGCATCAGGGCGCGCTATCATCGCGCCGGCCACATCCTCGGCGCCGCCTCGATCGAGATCGATTGGAAGGGCCGCACGATCCTCTTCTCAGGTGATGTCGGGCGCTATGGCGACGCAGTCATGAAGGATCCCGAGCCACCTGCCCGTGCCGATTATGTCCTCGTGGAATCCACCTATGGCGATCGCCGCCACGAACAGGTCGATCCGACCAAGACCCTGGGGGACCATGTCGAACGGTGCGTCAAGCGTGGCGGGACCGTGGTGATCCCCGCCTTCGCCGTGGGCCGCGTCCAGTCCCTGCTCTACCATTTTTCCCGGCTGCGCGCCGAAGGCCGTCTGCGCGACATCCCGATCTTCCTCGACAGCCCGCTGGCGATCAACGCGAGCGGGCTGATGTGCGATTTCATGGACGAGCATCGCCTGACACGCGCCGAGTGTGAAGCGGCGTGCGGGGTCGCGCACTATGTGCGCGAAGTGGAAGAATCCAAAGAACTCACCGCCAACCCCGCCCCTAAGGTCATCATCTCGGCCAGTGGAATGGCGACGGGCGGCCGCGTGCTCCACCATCTCAAGCGCTTCGCGCCGGATGGGAAGAACCTCATCCTCTTCTCGGGCTTCCAGGCGGCGGGCACCCGCGGCGCCGCCATGATCGGAGGCGCCCGGACGATCAAGATCCACGGTGAGTATATCCCGGTCGAAGCCGAGGTCGCCAACCTGACGATGCTCTCGGCCCATGCCGACAGTGACGAGCTGATGCGCTGGCTCGGGTCTCTGCACGAGGCCCCACGCCATGTCTATGTCACCCATGGCGAGCCGACCGGCGCCCAGGTTCTGGCAAAGCGCGTCTCGGAGGAGCTGGGCTGGGCATGCAGCGTACCGGCGCTGGGTAGCTGGGGCATGCTCGCATGA